One genomic segment of Deinococcus depolymerans includes these proteins:
- a CDS encoding MaoC family dehydratase, giving the protein MTAPAGLRPDELAAHVGQEVALSDWITVDQTRIDAFAHATGDHQFIHVDPERAAQGPFGGTIAHGFLTLSLLAGEFMTHGGAPHIEGARMVVNYGLNRVRFIAPVRAGARLRNRAVLQSAEPGTGFVQITVANTIEIEGADKPACTAESVFRVYL; this is encoded by the coding sequence ATGACCGCGCCTGCCGGACTCCGGCCGGACGAGCTGGCCGCGCACGTCGGGCAGGAAGTCGCGCTGTCCGACTGGATCACCGTCGACCAGACCCGCATCGACGCCTTCGCGCACGCCACGGGCGACCACCAGTTCATCCACGTCGACCCCGAACGGGCCGCGCAGGGACCGTTCGGCGGCACCATCGCGCACGGCTTCCTGACCCTCTCACTGCTGGCCGGGGAATTCATGACCCACGGCGGCGCCCCCCACATCGAAGGCGCGCGGATGGTCGTCAACTACGGCCTGAACCGCGTGCGCTTCATCGCCCCCGTCCGCGCCGGGGCACGCCTGCGCAACCGCGCCGTCCTCCAGTCCGCCGAACCCGGCACCGGCTTCGTGCAGATCACGGTCGCGAACACCATCGAGATCGAAGGCGCCGACAAACCCGCCTGCACCGCCGAGAGCGTCTTCCGGGTCTACCTGTGA
- a CDS encoding phosphotransferase family protein, translating into MTRPETAPVRPGEELPLDALREAMRGHVAGDVDDLSVEQFPGGFSNLTYLVRAGDPARGGQEYVLRRAPLGPVPKGAHDMTREAHLLEKIHPVLPVAPRPALIVEDPAVIGSPFYLMERRHGTVVRTRLPAEYRDIPDAARRMSGALADTLADLHAVDIDAAGLREIGKPEGFNARQVAGWAGRWRRAREALRDTGDLPSQADLRDELVIAWLEAHTPPESAHTLVHNDFKLDNLMLDPADPGRVTALLDWEMTTVGDPLVDLGLTLTYWTMPEMPGGAPNEVGAASPGFLGRDELVARYAERAARHMTSDPQAHLAVLERALPWYEVLGHFKLAVIVIQIFARYRAGQTSDPRFAPLAGQAGWLIREAWRRIREQDARA; encoded by the coding sequence GTGACCCGCCCAGAGACCGCTCCGGTCCGGCCGGGTGAGGAACTGCCGCTGGACGCGCTGCGGGAAGCCATGCGCGGCCACGTGGCGGGTGACGTGGACGACCTGAGCGTCGAGCAGTTCCCCGGCGGGTTCTCGAACCTCACGTACCTCGTGCGGGCGGGCGATCCGGCGCGGGGCGGGCAGGAGTACGTGCTGCGCCGCGCGCCGCTGGGGCCGGTCCCGAAGGGCGCGCACGACATGACCCGTGAGGCGCACCTGCTGGAGAAGATTCACCCGGTGCTGCCGGTCGCGCCCCGCCCGGCGCTGATCGTGGAGGACCCGGCCGTAATCGGTTCGCCGTTCTACCTGATGGAACGCCGTCACGGCACGGTGGTGCGCACGCGCCTGCCGGCCGAGTACCGGGACATTCCGGACGCGGCGCGGCGCATGTCCGGCGCGCTGGCCGACACCCTGGCGGACCTGCACGCGGTGGATATCGACGCGGCGGGCCTGCGGGAGATCGGCAAGCCCGAGGGCTTCAACGCGCGGCAGGTGGCAGGCTGGGCCGGTCGCTGGCGGCGCGCACGTGAGGCGCTGCGGGACACGGGTGACCTGCCCTCCCAGGCGGACCTGCGCGACGAACTGGTGATCGCGTGGCTGGAGGCGCACACGCCGCCCGAGAGCGCGCACACGCTGGTGCACAACGACTTCAAGCTGGACAACCTGATGCTGGACCCGGCCGATCCGGGCCGCGTGACGGCGCTGCTGGACTGGGAGATGACCACCGTGGGTGATCCCCTGGTGGACCTGGGCCTGACCCTGACCTACTGGACCATGCCCGAGATGCCCGGCGGGGCACCCAATGAGGTCGGCGCGGCCTCGCCGGGCTTCCTGGGCCGCGACGAACTGGTCGCCCGCTACGCGGAGCGCGCTGCTCGTCACATGACGAGCGACCCGCAGGCGCACCTCGCGGTGCTGGAGCGGGCGCTGCCGTGGTACGAGGTGCTGGGGCACTTCAAGCTGGCCGTGATCGTCATCCAGATCTTCGCCCGGTACCGCGCCGGGCAGACCAGCGACCCGCGTTTCGCCCCGCTGGCCGGTCAGGCCGGGTGGCTGATCCGCGAGGCGTGGCGGCGCATCCGGGAGCAGGACGCCCGCGCGTGA
- a CDS encoding PaaI family thioesterase: MTAPADMLAMAQGVLDAQPFSTLVGARATRFTPEGVEVSLALRPDLTQHHGFAHGGLQATLADITLTFMGAAALGPSVLTSEFKINFLRPAQGDTLIGRGSVLSAGKRQAVTRCDLYAAQGGQEKLVATALGTIARADVP; the protein is encoded by the coding sequence GTGACCGCCCCCGCCGACATGCTCGCCATGGCGCAGGGTGTGCTGGACGCCCAGCCGTTCAGCACCCTGGTCGGGGCCCGCGCGACCCGCTTCACGCCCGAAGGGGTCGAGGTGAGCCTCGCGCTGCGCCCCGACCTGACCCAGCATCACGGGTTCGCGCACGGCGGCCTCCAGGCGACCCTGGCGGACATCACGCTGACGTTCATGGGGGCCGCCGCGCTGGGACCGAGCGTCCTGACGAGCGAGTTCAAGATCAACTTCCTGCGGCCCGCGCAGGGCGACACCCTGATCGGCCGCGGCAGCGTCCTGAGCGCCGGGAAACGGCAGGCCGTGACCCGCTGCGACCTCTACGCCGCGCAGGGCGGGCAGGAGAAACTGGTCGCCACGGCGCTGGGCACCATCGCCCGCGCGGACGTGCCGTGA
- a CDS encoding SDR family oxidoreductase, protein MALKDLFNLTGKTALITGGSRGLGLQIAEALGEYGATVVLTARKQHELDEAKAHLQGLGITAHVYANDLGAFDTIDPLVERIHAEVGPIDILVNNAGATWGSPTVDHPLEAWMKVMNVNVNGLFLITQSVLKRCMLPAGKGRIVNVASVAGLQGNDPRMAPTVAYNTSKGAVVNFTRALAAEMAAHGVTVNSICPGYFPTKMTKGTLAYGEQNILEATPMHRLGSQEDLKGLALLLSSDASAYMTGQNIAVDGGAGVV, encoded by the coding sequence ATGGCCCTGAAAGACCTGTTCAACCTGACCGGCAAGACCGCCCTGATCACCGGAGGCAGCCGCGGCCTCGGCCTGCAGATCGCCGAGGCCCTCGGCGAGTACGGCGCCACCGTCGTCCTGACCGCTCGCAAACAGCACGAACTCGACGAGGCAAAAGCCCACCTGCAGGGCCTGGGCATCACCGCGCACGTGTACGCCAACGACCTCGGCGCGTTCGACACCATCGACCCCCTCGTGGAACGCATCCACGCCGAGGTCGGCCCGATCGACATCCTCGTGAACAACGCCGGCGCCACCTGGGGATCACCCACCGTCGACCACCCGCTCGAAGCGTGGATGAAGGTCATGAACGTCAACGTGAACGGCCTGTTCCTGATCACCCAGAGCGTCCTGAAACGCTGCATGCTGCCCGCCGGGAAGGGCCGCATCGTGAACGTCGCGTCCGTCGCCGGCCTCCAGGGCAACGACCCCCGCATGGCGCCCACCGTCGCGTACAACACCAGCAAGGGCGCCGTCGTGAACTTCACCCGCGCCCTGGCCGCCGAGATGGCCGCTCACGGCGTCACCGTGAACAGCATCTGCCCCGGCTACTTCCCCACCAAGATGACCAAGGGCACCCTGGCGTACGGCGAGCAGAACATCCTGGAAGCCACGCCCATGCACCGCCTCGGCAGTCAGGAGGACCTCAAGGGCCTCGCGCTGCTGCTCTCCAGCGACGCCAGCGCCTACATGACCGGCCAGAACATCGCCGTGGACGGCGGCGCCGGCGTCGTATGA
- a CDS encoding histidine phosphatase family protein, whose amino-acid sequence MSELILIRHGQATPFEADTDRLSPLGEQQARTVGAALHAAGVRPTHVLHGPLVRQRRSAQLAHQDGWPEPTLDARLAEFDGDGLVGHLAPLLAGRDPAFAALADELAAETGGPERNRAFQKYLEALAAAWQAGTLTDSQVEPWSEFRARVRAALADVLRLGGGSTVLAFTSGGVIGLTVALALDAPDASALALNWRVKNASVTRLTFGGGRVSLDSFNETHHLPPDLISWR is encoded by the coding sequence GTGAGCGAACTGATCCTGATCCGCCACGGGCAGGCCACGCCGTTCGAAGCGGACACCGACCGCCTCTCCCCGCTGGGTGAGCAGCAGGCCCGCACGGTCGGCGCGGCCCTGCACGCGGCAGGCGTGCGGCCCACGCACGTCCTGCACGGCCCACTGGTCAGGCAGCGGCGCAGCGCGCAGCTCGCCCATCAGGACGGCTGGCCCGAACCCACCCTCGACGCCCGCCTCGCGGAATTCGACGGGGACGGACTGGTCGGCCACCTCGCCCCCCTCCTGGCCGGGCGTGACCCGGCCTTCGCGGCGCTGGCCGACGAACTGGCCGCGGAGACCGGCGGCCCGGAACGCAACCGCGCCTTCCAGAAATACCTCGAGGCCCTGGCGGCTGCGTGGCAGGCCGGGACCCTCACCGATAGCCAGGTCGAACCCTGGTCGGAGTTCCGGGCGCGCGTCCGGGCCGCGCTGGCCGACGTGCTGCGCCTGGGCGGCGGCTCGACCGTGCTGGCCTTCACCAGCGGCGGCGTGATCGGCCTGACCGTCGCCCTCGCCCTGGACGCCCCGGACGCCTCCGCGCTGGCCCTGAACTGGCGCGTGAAGAACGCCTCGGTCACCCGCCTGACCTTCGGGGGCGGGCGCGTCAGCCTCGACTCCTTCAACGAGACGCACCACCTGCCGCCCGACCTGATCTCCTGGCGCTGA
- a CDS encoding SDR family oxidoreductase — translation MEFNGKVIVVTGAASGIGLALAQRFVKEGAVVVASDRNAEVGAQKAAEMGARFLAADIGQEEGVKGLIDDVLANEGRIDLLCSNAGIAIGEGPETSDKHWDLIHRVNVMSHVWAARHVLPHMLERGEGYLLNTASAAGLLTELHSAPYAVTKHAALAFAEWLAITYGDRGIKVAALCPEGVWTPMIQNAPLLQQTAITTDELVEKTLEVLRADGFLVTTHPSTLKSFQNKANNYEEWISKMRHLRGKAMKLLEGQAFAAQPGAGHPEESRA, via the coding sequence ATGGAATTCAACGGAAAAGTGATTGTGGTGACGGGAGCGGCGTCCGGGATCGGGTTGGCGCTGGCGCAGCGGTTCGTGAAGGAGGGCGCGGTGGTCGTGGCGTCCGACCGGAACGCGGAGGTCGGCGCGCAGAAGGCGGCCGAGATGGGCGCGCGGTTCCTGGCGGCCGACATCGGGCAGGAGGAGGGCGTCAAGGGCCTGATCGACGACGTGCTGGCGAACGAGGGCCGTATCGACCTGCTGTGCTCGAATGCCGGGATCGCCATCGGCGAGGGACCGGAAACGAGTGATAAGCACTGGGACCTGATTCACCGCGTGAACGTGATGAGTCACGTGTGGGCGGCCCGTCACGTGCTGCCGCACATGCTGGAGCGCGGCGAGGGGTACCTGCTGAACACGGCGTCGGCGGCTGGCCTGCTGACCGAACTGCACTCCGCGCCGTACGCCGTGACCAAGCACGCGGCGCTGGCGTTCGCGGAGTGGCTGGCGATCACGTACGGCGACCGGGGCATCAAGGTCGCCGCGCTGTGCCCGGAGGGCGTGTGGACGCCGATGATCCAGAACGCGCCGCTGCTTCAGCAGACCGCGATCACCACGGATGAACTGGTCGAGAAGACCCTGGAAGTCCTGCGTGCCGACGGCTTCCTGGTGACCACCCACCCGAGCACCCTGAAGTCCTTTCAGAACAAGGCGAACAACTACGAGGAGTGGATCAGCAAGATGCGGCACCTGCGCGGCAAGGCCATGAAACTGCTGGAGGGGCAGGCGTTCGCGGCGCAGCCCGGGGCGGGCCACCCGGAGGAGTCACGGGCGTGA
- a CDS encoding acyl-CoA dehydrogenase family protein, which translates to MTVFDVTPRARDLRERLTAFMEEHIYPNDAEVHRQIDTGNRWEHLPLIDQLKPKAQEAGLWNLFLPPASSRDGKYGAGLNNLEYAGLCEIMGRVWWAPEVFNCSAPDTGNMEVLARYGTPEQQEQWLIPLLNGEIRSAFSMTEPDVASSDATNIQSSIVRDGEEYVINGDKWWTSGAGDPRCKISIFMGKTDPTAAKHLQQSMILVPLDAPGVTRERMLTVFGYDDAPHGHAQMTFRDVRVPAANMLLGEGRGFEIAQGRLGPGRIHHCMRLIGQAERALELMIERAGQRTAFGKPLSGHQHVREAIAHSRMEIDQARLLTMNAAHMMDTVGNKEARGQIAAIKVVAPNVALRVIDRAIQVYGGAGVSQDTPLAMMYAQARTLRLADGPDIVHTETVAKVEMKRHAARQG; encoded by the coding sequence ATGACCGTATTCGACGTGACCCCCCGCGCCCGCGACCTGCGCGAACGCCTGACCGCGTTCATGGAGGAACACATCTACCCGAACGACGCTGAGGTGCACCGGCAGATCGACACCGGGAACCGCTGGGAGCACCTGCCGCTGATCGACCAGCTCAAACCGAAAGCGCAGGAGGCGGGCCTGTGGAACCTGTTCCTGCCGCCCGCCAGCAGCCGTGACGGGAAGTACGGCGCGGGCCTGAACAACCTGGAGTACGCGGGCCTGTGCGAGATCATGGGCCGCGTCTGGTGGGCGCCCGAGGTGTTCAACTGCTCGGCGCCCGACACCGGCAACATGGAAGTCCTGGCCCGCTACGGCACGCCCGAACAGCAGGAGCAGTGGCTGATCCCGCTGCTGAACGGCGAGATCCGCAGCGCGTTCTCCATGACCGAACCGGACGTGGCCAGCAGCGACGCCACGAACATCCAGTCCAGCATCGTCCGTGACGGCGAAGAGTACGTCATCAACGGCGACAAGTGGTGGACGAGCGGCGCCGGCGATCCGCGCTGCAAGATCAGTATCTTCATGGGCAAGACCGACCCCACGGCCGCCAAGCATCTGCAGCAGAGCATGATCCTCGTGCCGCTGGACGCGCCGGGCGTCACCAGGGAACGCATGCTGACCGTCTTCGGCTACGACGACGCCCCGCACGGCCACGCGCAGATGACCTTCCGGGACGTGCGGGTGCCCGCTGCGAACATGCTGCTCGGCGAGGGCCGCGGCTTCGAGATCGCGCAGGGCCGCCTCGGGCCGGGCCGCATCCACCACTGCATGCGCCTGATCGGGCAGGCCGAACGCGCCCTGGAACTCATGATCGAACGCGCCGGGCAGCGCACCGCCTTCGGCAAACCCCTGAGCGGCCACCAGCACGTCCGCGAGGCCATCGCGCACTCCCGCATGGAGATCGACCAGGCGAGATTGCTCACCATGAACGCCGCGCACATGATGGACACCGTCGGGAACAAGGAGGCGCGCGGGCAGATCGCGGCCATCAAGGTCGTCGCACCGAACGTCGCGCTGCGCGTCATCGACCGGGCCATCCAGGTGTACGGCGGCGCGGGCGTCAGCCAGGACACGCCGCTGGCCATGATGTACGCCCAGGCCCGCACCCTGCGCCTCGCGGACGGCCCGGACATCGTGCACACCGAAACCGTCGCGAAAGTCGAGATGAAACGCCACGCCGCCCGTCAGGGCTGA